Proteins encoded together in one Ochotona princeps isolate mOchPri1 chromosome 20, mOchPri1.hap1, whole genome shotgun sequence window:
- the C20H7orf25 gene encoding UPF0415 protein C7orf25 homolog, with translation MSTHSMLCERIAIAKELIKRAESLSRSRKGGIEGGAKLCSKLKAELKFLQKVEAGKVAVKESHLQSTNLTHLRAIVESAENLEEVVSVLHVFGYTDPLGEKQTLVVDVVANGGHTWVKAIGRKAEALHNIWLGRGQYGDKSIIEQAEDFLQASHQQPVQYSKPHIIFAFYNSVSSPMAEKLKEMGISVRGDIVAVNSLLDHPEELQVSESESDDEGPELLQVTRVDRENILASIAFPTEIKVDVCKRVNLDITTLITYVSALSYGGCHFIFKEKVLTEQAEHERKEQVLPQLQAFMKDKELFACESAVKDFQSILDTLGGPGERERATTLIKQITVVPDQPSERALKLVASSKINTRSLTIFGTGDTLKAITMTANSGFVRAANNQGVKFSVFIHQPRALTESKEALATPLPKDHSTDSEH, from the coding sequence ATGTCTACACACTCCATGCTTTGTGAACGAATCGCCATAGCCAAGGAACTGATCAAGAGGGCAGAGTCACTTTCTCGATCAAGAAAAGGTGGCATAGAAGGTGGAGCCAAGCTGTGCAGCAAGTTGAAGGCCGAGTTGAAATTCTTACAGAAAGTAGAAGCTGGGAAAGTTGCTGTTAAAGAGTCCCACTTGCAGAGCACCAACCTCACACACCTGCGAGCCATCGTGGAATCGgcggaaaacctggaagaggttgtgAGTGTCCTCCATGTCTTCGGTTACACCGATCCTTTGGGAGAAAAGCAAACCCTGGTGGTGGATGTGGTTGCAAATGGCGGTCACACGTGGGTGAAGGCCATTGGCAGGAAGGCTGAAGCTCTGCATAACATCTGGCTGGGCAGGGGTCAGTATGGTGACAAAAGCATCATCGAGCAGGCGGAAGACTTTCTTCAAGCCAGTCACCAGCAGCCGGTGCAGTACAGCAAGCCTCACATCATCTTTGCATTTTACAACAGTGTCTCCAGCCCCATGGCAGAGAAGCTGAAGGAAATGGGCATATCCGTGAGAGGAGACATAGTGGCCGTCAACTCGCTGTTGGATCACCCAGAAGAGCTCCAAGTGAGTGAGAGTGAGTCAGACGATGAGGGGCCGGAACTCCTGCAGGTGACCAGAGTAGACCGAGAAAACATACTTGCAAGCATCGCGTTTCCCACCGAGATCAAGGTGGATGTGTGCAAGAGAGTGAATCTGGACATTACGACTTTAATCACCTACGTATCTGCCCTTAGCTATGGGGGCTGCCACTTCATCTTCAAAGAGAAAGTGCTCACAGAACAAGCAGAGCACGAGAGGAAAGAGCAGGTCCTGCCTCAGCTGCAGGCGTTTATGAAGGACAAGGAACTGTTTGCCTGTGAATCTGCGGTCAAGGACTTTCAGTCTATTTTAGATACTTTAGGAGGAcccggggagagagagagggccacCACGCTGATTAAGCAGATTACTGTGGTGCCAGATCAGCCTTCCGAGCGTGCCTTGAAACTAGTGGCCAGTTCGAAAATTAATACCCGCTCATTAACAATTTTTGGGACGGGAGACACCCTGAAAGCCATTACAATGACTGCCAATAGTGGTTTTGTCAGAGCTGCAAACAATCAGGGGGTGAAATTCAGTGTATTTATCCATCAGCCCAGAGCACTTACCGAGAGTAAGGAGGCTCTAGCCACTCCTTTACCAAAAGACCACAGCACTGACAGTGAACACTAA